In a single window of the Streptomyces sp. HUAS ZL42 genome:
- a CDS encoding DUF397 domain-containing protein: protein MPEKPNWHTSSHTTQDTCVEVADNDSGVVMVRDTKDRHSGVICVEPAAWTAFVQYAKQQ, encoded by the coding sequence TTGCCTGAGAAGCCCAACTGGCACACCAGTTCGCACACCACGCAGGACACGTGTGTCGAGGTCGCTGACAACGACTCGGGCGTGGTCATGGTGCGTGACACGAAGGACCGCCACAGCGGTGTCATCTGCGTTGAGCCAGCGGCCTGGACAGCCTTCGTTCAGTACGCCAAGCAGCAGTAG
- a CDS encoding ISL3 family transposase, with the protein MACETVEAVLFPGIDVRVEGVSDSSGILVAEAVSTACPGRCPTCRKQPGRVHSTYQRTLDERPLGSRRVIVRLQVRRYFCDRKSCSRTTFVEQVPGLSARYRRSSTGLAGWLRSIAIELGGRPAARLCGRLRLTAGRTRLLRLLTAPVAPDRAPRVLGVDEFAFRKGCTYGTVLVDVEAGRVVEVLPDRTSETFAAWLKDHPGAEIICRDRATAYTKAVRGAAPDALEVADRWHLLQNLSAAVEKTCHQHRDCLRKRAEEETVTEVPEPPPMLFPPAELPRTQIIERTRHRYEDIHRLLEKRWTISAIARRLNLDRKTVRRFRDTDLDQLLASARDRRPNGVLEPFRAYLNARFTEAQGQVSGTRLFLEIQDRGYRGSRQVVRKHLAALRAGTAEPARADIPSPRKITSWIMRPRETLTESQDERLLQVRLACPDITQACDLARAFADIVRHQRGCLLLEWIRQAEQYAPKPMKGFAGFLRQDLDAVTSGLTLPWSSGVVEGHVNRVKTLKRAMYGRASFELLRTRILGNGP; encoded by the coding sequence ATGGCGTGCGAGACGGTCGAGGCTGTGCTCTTTCCCGGGATCGATGTGCGGGTGGAGGGGGTGAGCGACTCCTCCGGCATCCTGGTGGCGGAGGCGGTGTCGACGGCCTGCCCGGGCCGGTGCCCGACCTGCCGCAAGCAGCCCGGCCGCGTGCACAGCACGTATCAACGCACCCTGGATGAGCGGCCGTTGGGCTCACGCCGGGTCATCGTCCGGCTGCAGGTGCGCCGGTACTTCTGCGATAGGAAGAGCTGTTCTCGCACGACGTTCGTCGAGCAGGTGCCGGGTCTGTCCGCGCGCTATCGCCGTTCCAGTACCGGGCTGGCGGGCTGGCTGCGGTCGATCGCGATCGAGCTCGGCGGCCGTCCCGCCGCACGACTGTGCGGCCGCCTGCGGCTGACCGCGGGCCGGACGCGGCTGCTCAGGCTGCTGACGGCGCCTGTGGCGCCGGACCGGGCGCCGCGGGTGCTGGGGGTGGACGAGTTCGCCTTCCGCAAGGGCTGCACCTACGGCACCGTCCTGGTCGACGTCGAGGCCGGCCGGGTCGTGGAAGTGCTGCCCGACCGCACCTCCGAGACGTTCGCCGCCTGGCTCAAGGACCATCCCGGCGCGGAGATCATCTGCCGGGACCGGGCGACCGCCTACACCAAGGCGGTCAGGGGAGCCGCCCCGGACGCCCTCGAAGTCGCTGATCGCTGGCATCTGTTGCAGAATCTGTCCGCCGCGGTGGAGAAGACCTGTCACCAGCACCGCGACTGCCTGCGCAAACGTGCCGAGGAGGAGACGGTGACCGAGGTTCCGGAGCCGCCCCCGATGCTGTTTCCGCCCGCGGAACTGCCCCGCACCCAGATCATCGAACGCACCCGCCACCGCTACGAGGACATCCACCGCCTGCTGGAGAAACGCTGGACGATCAGCGCCATCGCCCGCCGTCTCAACCTCGACCGCAAGACCGTGCGCCGCTTCCGCGACACCGACCTCGACCAACTACTGGCCTCTGCCCGCGACCGCCGCCCCAACGGCGTCCTGGAGCCGTTCAGGGCATACCTCAACGCCCGCTTCACCGAAGCCCAAGGCCAGGTCAGCGGCACCCGCCTGTTCCTGGAGATCCAGGACCGCGGCTACCGCGGCAGCCGACAGGTCGTCCGCAAACACCTCGCCGCCCTCCGCGCGGGCACCGCCGAACCGGCCCGCGCCGACATCCCGAGCCCTCGCAAGATCACCTCGTGGATCATGCGGCCCCGGGAGACGCTCACCGAAAGCCAGGACGAGCGACTCCTTCAAGTCCGGCTCGCCTGCCCGGACATCACTCAGGCCTGCGACCTTGCCCGCGCCTTCGCCGACATAGTCCGCCACCAGCGCGGATGCCTCCTGCTGGAGTGGATCCGGCAGGCCGAACAGTACGCACCGAAGCCCATGAAGGGCTTCGCTGGCTTCCTCCGCCAGGACCTCGACGCCGTCACCTCCGGACTGACCCTGCCCTGGAGCTCTGGGGTCGTCGAAGGGCACGTAAACAGGGTGAAAACACTCAAGAGGGCTATGTATGGCCGAGCCTCATTCGAACTCCTCCGGACCCGCATCCTCGGAAACGGCCCGTGA
- a CDS encoding ATP-binding protein, translating to MPGYSALLPCRPQSVPCARRLVTSALGAWDMDVLADDAELIVSELLTNAIDHTHCCFARVMVQRPLEHRVRVSVADASAALPTLSPAGGWAERGRGLMLVDALSTQWGYDRHPGYKTTWAELHLPATTPSPSAPTPGAALATADHPTAVRAAARCPACDEAGR from the coding sequence ATGCCCGGCTACAGTGCGCTACTGCCGTGCCGGCCCCAGTCCGTACCGTGCGCCCGACGCCTCGTCACCAGCGCTCTTGGCGCGTGGGACATGGACGTGCTGGCCGACGACGCGGAGCTGATCGTGTCGGAGCTGCTGACGAACGCGATCGACCACACCCACTGCTGCTTCGCACGGGTGATGGTCCAGCGTCCGCTCGAGCACCGTGTTCGGGTGTCCGTCGCCGACGCCTCTGCCGCGCTGCCCACCCTCTCCCCTGCCGGCGGCTGGGCCGAACGAGGCCGCGGCCTGATGCTCGTCGACGCGCTCAGTACGCAATGGGGATACGACCGCCACCCGGGCTACAAGACCACCTGGGCCGAACTGCACCTGCCGGCCACCACCCCGTCACCGTCCGCCCCGACCCCCGGTGCGGCGCTCGCAACGGCGGACCATCCCACCGCCGTTCGGGCCGCGGCCCGGTGTCCCGCGTGTGACGAGGCGGGCCGGTGA
- a CDS encoding helix-turn-helix domain-containing protein, translated as MTTQVDEALQALGARLRGFRKDAGFTSGRAFAHATAWHESKVSRIEHGKQRPSEDDIRLWCEITGQVDQIGDLIAIVRHVDELWLEWRRQLQAGAKSRQHKAIPVYAKTKVFRIWHPTVVWGTLQTTEYATKVFEQVVNYYEIPDDSEAAVAKRLERQHYLYQGERIFNVLLGEQALYTNFGGPDVMKGQLDRLLAVMSLPRLSLGIVPRSAPAAIWPGNSFSMFDDKLVLVETYSAELSVSQPREIELYAKAFALLQQSAVYGSNVRDIIFTAMQHFDRMPTA; from the coding sequence GTGACCACCCAAGTAGATGAGGCACTGCAGGCGCTCGGCGCCCGGCTGCGCGGCTTCCGCAAGGACGCCGGATTCACCAGCGGGCGGGCCTTCGCGCATGCCACCGCATGGCACGAGTCGAAGGTCTCGCGCATCGAGCACGGTAAACAACGCCCGAGCGAAGACGACATCCGTCTCTGGTGCGAGATCACCGGCCAGGTGGACCAGATAGGCGACCTGATCGCGATCGTCCGCCATGTCGACGAACTCTGGCTCGAGTGGCGCCGCCAACTCCAAGCCGGCGCCAAGAGCCGGCAGCACAAAGCCATCCCCGTCTACGCCAAGACCAAGGTATTCCGCATCTGGCACCCCACCGTCGTCTGGGGCACCCTCCAGACAACCGAGTACGCCACCAAAGTCTTCGAGCAGGTCGTCAACTACTACGAGATTCCCGACGACTCAGAGGCAGCCGTAGCCAAGCGACTGGAACGCCAGCACTACCTCTACCAAGGCGAGCGGATCTTCAACGTGCTGCTCGGCGAACAGGCCCTCTACACCAACTTTGGTGGCCCCGACGTGATGAAGGGCCAACTAGACCGCCTCCTGGCGGTGATGAGCCTGCCCAGACTCAGCCTCGGCATCGTCCCCCGCTCCGCACCGGCCGCGATCTGGCCCGGCAACTCGTTTTCGATGTTCGACGACAAACTCGTCCTCGTGGAGACCTACTCTGCAGAGCTGTCCGTCTCCCAACCGCGAGAAATCGAGCTCTACGCCAAGGCGTTCGCTCTTCTCCAGCAGTCAGCGGTCTATGGGAGCAACGTCCGGGACATCATCTTTACTGCGATGCAGCACTTCGACCGGATGCCAACCGCGTAG
- a CDS encoding HEAT repeat domain-containing protein, whose product MQTTLNQEGSENDPRQTYANFLKRQGREAGLGAREISERFALVAREQERKAAQAGNGSAPEHPINAMAYSKSHIDRVLKGKALPSPLWSFTLQFLKITSPVAGHTQENHRELCQQARELIKAVQDSPTTHLERAAPQREDIASGENHPEGTIAVLRLEIDLERARHNETRLRYALRDTQFLMATLWRIISALRDLISGHHTLEARVHHSNGDPAELARLRDETQQALAHNRSAHEEADRAAARLRNLEVLWEQARTEVHRLSMHPEAADLALPSNDALRSTEPVVPQDLLAQPALDDIAAALSKAKDLNTQEELAGRDLQHTVIGAGSINPDDEFAVLLAATRLTDSRHRRMALESLLHGWPDHADTRVVLLHLTRDADNLIRKLAVEGLAKRWAGEDGARDALVRLVHEAPDVPKYGVYLDHESVRAVAARGLAEGWPNDPHVRAILLHLTRDLDDGVRKTCAAGLAIAWPGDAEVRDALVRVVTEDEDEQVRADAARGLAKGWPGDAEVRALLLGLAQNAAAGLRMSAVCVMATEWSGDADIADALVRLSFDQDDGVRGSTESGLAAVWRQAAAVREAIFRLTRDSDHRTRILAAQKLAAVASYEPDTREALARLKDDADERVRLIALRMLIGWPDDPAERNT is encoded by the coding sequence TTGCAGACCACGCTCAACCAGGAAGGTTCCGAGAACGATCCGCGGCAGACGTACGCGAACTTCCTGAAGCGCCAGGGCCGTGAGGCCGGCCTGGGCGCACGGGAGATCTCCGAACGCTTCGCCCTCGTAGCCAGAGAGCAGGAAAGGAAAGCAGCGCAGGCCGGCAACGGCAGCGCACCGGAGCACCCGATCAACGCCATGGCCTACTCCAAGTCGCACATCGACCGGGTGCTGAAGGGGAAAGCCCTGCCCAGTCCGCTGTGGTCGTTCACCCTGCAGTTCCTGAAGATCACCAGCCCAGTCGCCGGCCACACACAGGAAAACCACCGCGAGCTTTGTCAGCAAGCCCGTGAATTGATCAAGGCCGTCCAGGACAGCCCCACGACCCATCTCGAACGCGCCGCGCCTCAGCGAGAAGACATAGCCTCAGGGGAGAACCACCCCGAAGGGACGATCGCCGTCCTGCGTCTCGAAATAGATCTTGAGCGCGCCCGCCACAACGAAACGCGCCTGCGCTATGCCCTGAGAGACACTCAGTTCCTCATGGCGACCCTGTGGCGCATCATCAGTGCTCTGCGGGATCTCATCTCGGGCCATCACACCCTTGAGGCCCGCGTCCACCACAGCAACGGCGACCCGGCGGAACTCGCCCGGCTGCGCGATGAAACTCAGCAAGCCCTCGCTCACAACCGCAGCGCCCACGAGGAAGCCGACCGCGCCGCCGCGCGTCTGCGCAACCTTGAAGTGCTGTGGGAGCAAGCCCGTACCGAGGTCCACCGCCTCTCCATGCACCCGGAGGCAGCAGACCTCGCACTCCCCAGTAATGACGCGCTGAGGTCGACGGAGCCTGTCGTGCCGCAAGACCTCCTGGCCCAGCCCGCCCTCGACGACATCGCCGCGGCGCTGAGCAAGGCAAAAGACCTCAATACTCAGGAGGAGCTCGCAGGCCGCGATCTGCAGCACACCGTCATAGGCGCCGGTTCGATCAACCCCGATGACGAGTTCGCGGTTTTGTTGGCCGCCACACGACTCACGGACAGTAGACACCGTCGAATGGCCCTCGAAAGTCTCCTTCACGGCTGGCCCGACCATGCCGACACCCGTGTTGTCCTGCTCCACCTCACCCGCGACGCCGACAACCTCATCCGAAAACTCGCCGTCGAAGGGTTGGCGAAGCGGTGGGCCGGGGAAGATGGCGCTCGCGACGCTCTGGTTCGTCTTGTCCACGAGGCCCCCGACGTCCCCAAGTACGGGGTCTACCTAGACCACGAGAGCGTCCGGGCAGTTGCCGCGCGCGGGTTGGCGGAAGGGTGGCCGAATGATCCGCATGTGCGCGCGATTCTCCTTCACCTCACCCGCGACCTCGATGACGGCGTAAGAAAGACGTGCGCAGCTGGCCTTGCAATCGCATGGCCGGGCGATGCTGAGGTCCGCGACGCCTTGGTCCGCGTCGTCACCGAGGACGAGGACGAGCAGGTCCGGGCCGATGCCGCACGTGGGTTGGCGAAGGGATGGCCGGGCGATGCTGAGGTCCGCGCGCTCCTTCTTGGCCTCGCCCAAAACGCTGCTGCGGGTCTGCGGATGTCTGCCGTATGCGTGATGGCGACGGAGTGGTCCGGTGATGCCGATATCGCCGATGCTCTGGTCCGCCTCAGCTTCGACCAGGACGACGGCGTCCGGGGATCTACTGAAAGCGGCCTGGCGGCGGTGTGGCGTCAGGCCGCCGCCGTCCGTGAGGCAATCTTTCGCCTCACCCGCGACAGCGATCACCGCACCCGGATTCTTGCCGCACAGAAGCTGGCAGCCGTGGCGTCGTATGAGCCTGACACCCGCGAGGCTCTGGCCCGCCTGAAAGACGATGCCGACGAGCGGGTGAGGCTCATCGCCTTGAGGATGCTGATCGGGTGGCCGGATGACCCCGCTGAACGTAACACCTGA
- a CDS encoding DUF6879 family protein gives MELISSAERNTLFERFQRDAFHLELRDDYSVPDEDGPFQSWLTGGRTDTSYLTPWIRLVQQTTGRGMSVRRVRVITEPLSPYIQWEYDLTELNEEAGEDIRWLPRHLLPEGITFPFDGKDWWLYDDHLLAVGHFDPDGRVLGSQIIADPDAVAACVAVRDLLWTHAVPHAEYTP, from the coding sequence GTGGAGCTGATCTCGAGCGCTGAGCGCAACACGCTCTTCGAGCGTTTCCAGCGTGATGCCTTCCACCTGGAGCTGCGCGACGACTACTCGGTACCCGACGAGGACGGACCGTTTCAGAGCTGGCTCACCGGCGGCCGCACCGACACGTCCTATCTCACGCCGTGGATCCGGCTCGTACAGCAGACCACCGGGCGCGGCATGAGCGTCCGCCGTGTCCGGGTCATCACAGAACCGCTCAGCCCCTACATCCAGTGGGAGTACGACCTCACGGAGCTGAACGAGGAAGCCGGCGAGGACATCCGCTGGCTGCCCCGCCACCTCCTGCCCGAAGGCATCACCTTCCCCTTCGACGGCAAGGACTGGTGGCTGTACGACGACCACCTCCTCGCCGTGGGCCACTTCGATCCCGACGGACGCGTCCTCGGATCACAGATCATCGCCGACCCGGACGCCGTCGCCGCATGCGTAGCCGTGCGGGACCTGCTGTGGACCCACGCCGTCCCGCACGCCGAGTACACACCCTGA
- a CDS encoding ABC transporter permease, whose protein sequence is MKSIANRSGLLRRFGLWLVFALVTSVLMAVSPTFRSTVNLENILEQNAIIGIVACGMAVMMISGGFDLSVGAVGATTSVVGAVVASRGNGAIVTIGVGLLAGIAVGVANGILIAKVRINAFVATFAMASIVSGLLFVATGAESKQGVTPLLESAANARVAGIPVIFAVFMGCLLAVWFLLTRTKYGHYIYSVGGNAEASHLSGVPVQHVQIFAFAMGGLMAAGAGLLLLGQTMVGQPSAAADWPLEAIAICVVGGIALTGGIGRIEDVLAATLLLGVISNGLNQLNVSPYWKPAVTGLVILMAVVIDRYSRLHNGAGRGSKNSPASAAPGAPTTTPLTPSAST, encoded by the coding sequence ATGAAGAGCATTGCAAACAGAAGCGGCCTATTGAGGCGCTTCGGTCTCTGGCTGGTGTTCGCACTCGTCACCAGCGTCTTGATGGCCGTATCACCAACGTTCCGCTCCACGGTCAACTTGGAAAACATCCTGGAACAGAACGCCATCATCGGCATAGTTGCCTGCGGCATGGCTGTGATGATGATCTCCGGCGGCTTTGACCTGTCCGTAGGAGCTGTAGGTGCCACCACATCGGTCGTAGGGGCAGTCGTCGCCAGCCGTGGCAACGGTGCCATCGTCACCATCGGCGTCGGCCTCCTCGCGGGCATTGCGGTCGGTGTCGCCAACGGCATTCTGATCGCGAAGGTCCGTATCAACGCCTTCGTCGCCACCTTCGCCATGGCCAGTATCGTCTCCGGCCTGCTGTTCGTCGCCACAGGCGCCGAGTCCAAGCAGGGCGTGACGCCCCTGCTGGAGAGCGCCGCCAACGCGCGGGTCGCCGGCATCCCCGTGATCTTCGCTGTCTTCATGGGTTGCCTGCTTGCGGTGTGGTTCCTCCTGACCCGCACCAAGTACGGGCACTACATCTACAGCGTCGGCGGCAACGCCGAGGCCAGCCACCTGTCGGGGGTCCCCGTACAGCACGTTCAGATCTTCGCCTTCGCCATGGGCGGCCTGATGGCCGCAGGCGCCGGCTTGCTGCTCCTCGGCCAGACGATGGTCGGGCAGCCCTCGGCCGCGGCCGACTGGCCCCTGGAGGCCATCGCCATCTGCGTGGTCGGCGGCATCGCCTTGACCGGCGGTATCGGGCGCATCGAGGACGTCCTCGCCGCGACCCTCCTCCTCGGCGTCATTTCCAACGGGCTCAACCAGCTCAACGTCTCGCCCTACTGGAAGCCTGCCGTCACCGGACTGGTCATTCTCATGGCCGTGGTCATCGACCGCTACAGCCGGCTCCACAACGGCGCCGGGCGCGGCAGCAAAAACTCCCCCGCCTCTGCCGCGCCCGGCGCGCCCACCACCACCCCACTGACCCCGTCGGCCTCGACCTGA
- a CDS encoding SpoIIE family protein phosphatase has protein sequence MLTSEHEMALYWGAEFATLYNLGSTPIVGAKHPWALGRPYKEVFPEVWAHPVSSHFHYVTRTRKPLLVPDEMLIMERHGFLEQCYFDSAFQPVLLDDGTAGGVLQILTETTGRVLGERRLRLLSETGTRTAGLPTPGEVARVVAEVAGSYPEEIPFLGLYLASEPGMQRPAASAGLWSAPETVSLSAADGSQVAAQLAQVVADGAPATLPAAAFTGGSTAGQHAAATRLPVEQALALPLHCAGEVEGVLVVGVNPCFPPAGAYHDFLEVLASAVAGALSAALAHEEQRRRAEALSELDRAKTTFFANVSHEFRTPLTLLLGPLQQALADEDRPERREQLELAERGALRLLKQVNTLLDVARAEAGQTRPALEPLDLAGATAELAGVFRSAFEAAGLTLEVDCPPLPKPVPLDREMWEKIILNLLSNALKFTFTGGARVQVAAAGDRARLTVTDTGTGIPADELPRLFERFHRIRGARSRSHEGSGLGLVLVKDLVEAHGGTVGVDSRLGQGTTVTVDLPFAAAHRPRPAPTAAGAGSPSQIPREGGGGRPGRAAAYVDEALGWLAADPVPAAATSAARTPPAPAPHAPGPHETDRPHRARLLVVDDNADMRAYLTQLLQPDYDVLLAVDGRAALETALAQPVELVLSDVMMPRMDGFELVRALRADPRTARLPIVLLTARAGEEESVQGRHAGADDYLAKPFSARQLLARVRTGLELSRLREQVLTETRNQLAVLASLADAGLRLSATLDPDQILQTAGQILLPDFADQISIHLTPAAPAPAQSPPAYIAGTPLLAHEALATAATHAINGTAPAPAGPHPAPAAVLVLPLHAHDQTLGALVLVRHTGGYSAVEHKYLENLAHRLALAYDNATRYHNERRLALTLQRALLPHRLPQMPGVRLATHYRASNRGAEVGGDWYDALALPDGAVGLAIGDVMGHDVEAATVMGQLRSALHSLALEGAGPAQVLTRLDAYLQSLATERFATCLYAVYDPHRHRLRYAASGHLPPLLIAADTAYLELPPALPLGLGSTPIDREVAFPPGTSLLLYTDGLMENRALSLDDRLAALRQTCGALPATARTDPQQITERALELLNTPDRVDDDAALLAATAEPSCRTGDPQTDGSAIQPTATAS, from the coding sequence ATGCTCACCTCTGAGCATGAGATGGCTCTGTACTGGGGGGCTGAATTCGCCACGCTGTACAACCTGGGCTCCACACCCATTGTCGGCGCCAAACACCCCTGGGCGCTCGGCAGGCCCTATAAGGAAGTGTTCCCCGAGGTCTGGGCCCACCCCGTGAGCTCCCACTTCCACTATGTGACCCGCACCCGCAAGCCCCTGCTGGTCCCGGATGAGATGCTCATCATGGAGCGCCACGGCTTTTTGGAGCAGTGCTACTTCGACTCCGCCTTCCAGCCCGTGCTGCTGGACGACGGCACCGCTGGCGGCGTGCTGCAGATCCTCACCGAGACCACCGGTCGGGTACTGGGCGAGCGCCGACTGCGCCTACTGAGCGAGACCGGCACGCGCACGGCCGGGCTGCCCACCCCGGGCGAGGTCGCTCGCGTGGTCGCCGAGGTGGCGGGCTCCTACCCCGAGGAGATCCCGTTCCTGGGCCTGTACCTTGCCTCCGAGCCGGGAATGCAGCGCCCGGCGGCCTCCGCCGGGCTGTGGTCGGCGCCCGAGACCGTCTCGCTGAGTGCGGCCGACGGGTCGCAGGTGGCGGCCCAGCTGGCGCAGGTGGTCGCCGACGGTGCCCCGGCCACGCTGCCGGCCGCCGCGTTCACCGGCGGCAGCACGGCCGGGCAGCACGCCGCGGCCACCCGGCTCCCGGTCGAGCAGGCGCTGGCCCTGCCACTGCACTGCGCGGGCGAGGTGGAGGGCGTCCTGGTGGTGGGCGTCAACCCCTGTTTCCCACCGGCCGGGGCCTACCACGACTTCCTGGAGGTGCTCGCCTCCGCCGTGGCCGGGGCGCTGTCGGCCGCGCTCGCACACGAAGAGCAGCGCCGGCGGGCGGAGGCGCTGTCCGAGCTGGACCGGGCCAAGACCACCTTCTTCGCCAACGTCAGCCACGAGTTCCGCACCCCGCTCACCCTGCTCCTGGGCCCGCTCCAGCAGGCCCTGGCCGACGAGGACCGGCCCGAGCGGCGCGAGCAGCTGGAGTTGGCCGAGCGCGGCGCCCTGCGCCTGCTGAAGCAGGTCAACACCCTCCTGGACGTCGCCAGGGCCGAGGCCGGGCAGACGCGCCCGGCCCTCGAGCCGCTCGACCTCGCCGGTGCCACGGCCGAGCTGGCCGGGGTGTTCCGCTCCGCCTTCGAGGCGGCCGGGCTGACGCTGGAGGTGGACTGCCCGCCGCTGCCCAAGCCGGTGCCCCTGGACCGGGAGATGTGGGAGAAGATCATCCTCAACCTGCTCAGCAACGCCCTGAAGTTCACCTTCACCGGCGGCGCCCGGGTGCAGGTGGCCGCGGCCGGCGACCGGGCCCGGCTGACCGTGACCGACACCGGCACCGGCATCCCCGCGGACGAGCTGCCGCGCCTGTTCGAGCGCTTCCACCGGATCCGCGGCGCCCGCTCCCGCTCCCACGAGGGCAGCGGCCTCGGCCTGGTGCTGGTGAAGGACCTGGTGGAAGCGCACGGCGGCACGGTCGGCGTGGACAGCCGGCTCGGCCAGGGCACCACCGTCACCGTGGACCTCCCCTTCGCCGCCGCCCACCGGCCCCGCCCGGCCCCGACCGCGGCCGGCGCCGGATCCCCCAGCCAGATCCCCAGGGAAGGCGGAGGCGGCCGGCCCGGCCGCGCCGCGGCCTATGTGGACGAGGCGCTGGGCTGGCTGGCGGCCGACCCCGTCCCCGCCGCGGCCACCTCCGCGGCACGCACCCCGCCCGCCCCCGCGCCCCACGCCCCCGGCCCCCACGAAACCGACCGCCCCCACCGGGCCCGCCTGCTGGTCGTCGACGACAACGCCGACATGCGCGCCTACCTCACCCAGCTCCTGCAGCCCGACTACGACGTGCTGCTCGCCGTCGACGGCCGGGCCGCCCTGGAGACGGCCCTGGCCCAGCCGGTGGAGCTGGTGCTCAGCGACGTGATGATGCCCCGCATGGACGGCTTCGAGCTGGTCCGGGCGCTGCGCGCCGACCCGCGCACCGCCCGCCTGCCCATCGTCTTGCTCACCGCCCGCGCCGGCGAGGAGGAATCCGTGCAGGGCCGGCACGCCGGCGCCGACGACTACCTGGCCAAACCCTTCTCCGCGCGCCAGCTGCTGGCGCGCGTCCGCACCGGGTTGGAACTGTCCCGGCTGCGCGAACAGGTCCTGACCGAGACCCGCAACCAGCTGGCCGTGCTGGCCTCCCTGGCCGACGCGGGCCTGCGGCTGTCCGCCACCCTCGACCCGGACCAGATACTGCAGACTGCCGGCCAGATCCTGCTGCCCGACTTCGCCGACCAGATCAGCATCCACCTCACCCCTGCGGCACCCGCCCCGGCGCAGTCGCCCCCGGCATACATCGCCGGCACCCCCCTTCTTGCCCACGAGGCCCTGGCCACCGCCGCCACCCACGCGATCAACGGCACAGCCCCAGCCCCAGCCGGCCCACACCCGGCGCCCGCCGCCGTACTGGTTCTGCCGCTGCACGCCCACGACCAGACGCTGGGGGCCCTGGTACTGGTCCGGCACACCGGCGGGTACTCCGCGGTCGAACACAAGTATCTGGAGAACCTCGCCCACCGCCTGGCCCTGGCCTACGACAACGCCACCCGCTACCACAACGAGCGCCGCCTCGCCTTGACCCTGCAGCGCGCCCTGCTGCCCCACCGCCTGCCCCAGATGCCCGGCGTGCGCCTGGCCACCCACTACCGGGCCAGCAACCGCGGCGCCGAGGTCGGCGGCGACTGGTACGACGCGCTCGCCCTGCCCGACGGCGCCGTGGGACTGGCCATCGGCGACGTCATGGGCCACGACGTGGAAGCCGCCACCGTGATGGGCCAACTCCGCTCCGCCCTGCACAGCCTCGCGCTGGAGGGCGCCGGCCCGGCCCAGGTGCTGACCAGGCTGGACGCCTACCTGCAGTCGCTCGCCACCGAACGCTTCGCCACCTGCCTCTACGCGGTCTACGACCCCCACCGCCACCGCCTGCGCTACGCCGCCAGCGGGCACCTGCCGCCCCTGCTGATAGCCGCCGACACCGCCTACCTGGAGCTGCCCCCGGCGCTGCCGCTGGGTCTGGGCAGCACCCCAATCGACCGCGAGGTGGCGTTCCCGCCCGGCACCAGCCTGCTGCTGTACACCGACGGCCTGATGGAGAACCGGGCGCTGTCCCTGGACGACCGCCTGGCGGCTCTGCGCCAGACCTGCGGCGCGCTGCCCGCCACCGCCCGCACCGACCCCCAGCAGATCACCGAACGGGCCCTGGAACTACTGAACACCCCCGACCGAGTCGACGACGACGCCGCCCTGCTCGCCGCCACCGCCGAACCATCGTGTCGAACCGGCGACCCGCAGACTGACGGAAGTGCCATACAACCGACCGCTACTGCTTCGTAG
- a CDS encoding transposase domain-containing protein, translated as MTQVVDPQLVDAVLEETGSRKRRVRLLPARAVVYFVLALTFFERSSYQAEWDKLRAGLGRIEVMSPCASSLSRARRRLGSAPLRRLFEILAGPVATLAQTGLFLPRCAGRRC; from the coding sequence TTGACGCAGGTCGTTGACCCACAGCTGGTCGACGCCGTGCTCGAGGAGACCGGCTCGCGCAAGCGGCGCGTGCGGCTGCTGCCAGCGCGGGCGGTGGTGTACTTCGTGCTTGCCCTGACCTTCTTCGAGCGCTCCTCCTACCAGGCGGAGTGGGACAAGCTCCGCGCGGGACTGGGCAGGATCGAGGTGATGAGCCCGTGCGCCTCCTCGCTGTCGCGGGCCCGCCGCCGACTGGGCAGTGCCCCGCTGCGCCGCCTGTTCGAGATCCTCGCTGGTCCTGTGGCCACTTTGGCGCAGACCGGACTTTTTCTACCGCGGTGTGCGGGTCGTCGCTGTTGA